One part of the Dermacentor silvarum isolate Dsil-2018 chromosome 6, BIME_Dsil_1.4, whole genome shotgun sequence genome encodes these proteins:
- the LOC119456569 gene encoding uncharacterized protein LOC119456569 has translation MRSTSVGLQYPNRAVAKLYDAQCVQWRSAFAAFGRVIICSLVGEVSAARVGRGIRCTEKPAEDYQVVLPHLPTGASVLNTVFLHGDVKATPYRVEHVRDSLARLSLLPEVVALGAYQMNHLWAVTFKDEEGKKKILAADAFNVKDHRCMVIDPRDQGVRLKLYWLLHGVPDDDVRVALAPFGKVTEISRDKWKVRGCIDKGSTTRSVTLKLKVGVTVDDLPHQLRVAEDMALVFVPGRAPLCLRCRGTGHIRRECRVPRCGICRRFGHDDSQCVRSYASVTGPLRSDVVSEHLMDAADAEEASREYNDGAKTAATPPEASSGVVQEANGGAEPSAAASETMPETTTDDAETKAANTSLSVAQDADQEVTDAEMLTTGSVAAKRPYKDSDNTGKASASGTGEPPTKASTGRRSSVQPKPKLPPDRRVNPTTPPH, from the exons ATGCGTAGTACAAGTGTTGGCCTTCAGTACCCAAACAGAGCAGTAGCAAAGCTTTACGACGCGCAG TGTGTCCAGTGGCGTTCGGCGTTCGCAGCGTTCGGACGTGTCATCATCTGCTCCCTTGTAGGGGAGGTTTCAGCGGCCCGTGTGGGCCGCGGTATCAGGTGTACTGAAAAGCCGGCTGAAGATTACCAGGTTGTTCTGCCTCATCTGCCCACAGGTGCGTCTGTTTTAAACACGGTGTTTTTGCATGGTGATGTAAAAGCCACGCCATATCGAGTCGAGCATGTCCGAGACAGCCTTGCGCGTCTCTCACTGCTGCCGGAAGTGGTTGCCCTCGGGGCATACCAAATGAATCACCTGTGGGCAGTGACGTTTAAGGATGAGGAAGGCAAGAAGAAGATATTAGCGGCAGATGCGTTCAACGTTAAAGATCACCGCTGCATGGTCATCGACCCACGCGATCAAGGTGTCCGACTGAAGCTTTACTGGCTGCTTCATGGCGTACCAGACGATGACGTGCGAGTGGCTTTGGCGCCGTTTGGAAAAGTTACGGAAATCAGCAGAGACAAGTGGAAGGTCAGGGGATGCATCGACAAAGGATCAACAACCCGCTCGGTGACGCTGAAATTAAAGGTGGGCGTTACAGTGGATGACCTTCCTCACCAGCTGCGtgttgccgaagacatggcgctcGTCTTCGTTCCTGGCAGAGCGCCGCTCTGCCTCCGTTGCCGTGGCACCGGACACATCCGACGAGAGTGCCGCGTTCCACGATGTGGGATCTGTCGGCGCTTCGGCCACGATGACTCCCAGTGCGTGCGTTCTTATGCCAGCGTTACAGGCCCACTCCGTAGCGACGTTGTGTCAGAACACCTGATGGACGCCGCAGACGCTGAAGAAGCTAGCAGGGAATACAACGACGGCGCGAAGACTGCTGCAACGCCCCCTGAAGCTTCTTCAGGAGTTGTTCAGGAAGCGAATGGTGGGGCAGAGCCCTCGGCTGCAGCATCGGAAACGATGCCAGAGACTACAACAGATGACGCAGAAACGAAGGCCGCAAACACGTCATTGTCAGTAGCGCAAGACGCCGACCAGGAGGTAACGGACGCCGAGATGctcacgaccggaagcgtcgCTGCAAAGCGGCCTTACAAAGACTCCGACAACACAGGGAAAGCGAGTGCGTCAGGCACCGGCGAGCCTCCAACGAAGGCGTCGACTGGGCGGCGGTCTTCGGTTCAACCGAAGCCAAAGTTGCCGCCTGACCGTAGGGTGAACCCTACAACGCCTCCGCACTAG